In Pseudonocardia cypriaca, a single genomic region encodes these proteins:
- a CDS encoding RDD family protein — translation MSEMITGDAVVLELRLARLASRAVALAIDLAVMVLAFLLVLGLAAVTGALYPTDPALAAAIGLVVTIVVFVVYPVTLETLTRGRSLGKMALGLRVVRDDGGPIRFRHALSRGLAGFVLDFGVFSAFTGAVGLISSLLSEKGQRVGDRLAGTVVVRERVPEVRPSEVLVPPALAAWAASVALSQLPDALALSARQFLHRTRDLDPQARAQLGMRLAGEVAAHVSPPPPIGTPAEHLLAAVLAERTRREGARLGAHGYQGAPDHQAAPDREPPQHVPPPAGDPPHDGFDLPR, via the coding sequence ATGAGCGAGATGATCACCGGGGACGCCGTCGTCCTCGAGCTGCGGCTCGCCCGGCTCGCCAGCCGGGCGGTGGCACTCGCCATCGATCTCGCGGTGATGGTGCTGGCGTTCCTGCTGGTGCTCGGGCTGGCCGCCGTCACGGGCGCCCTATACCCCACCGACCCCGCGCTGGCCGCCGCCATCGGCCTGGTCGTCACGATCGTCGTGTTCGTCGTCTACCCGGTCACCCTCGAAACCCTGACCAGGGGCCGGTCGCTGGGGAAGATGGCGCTCGGGCTGAGGGTGGTCCGCGACGACGGCGGCCCGATCCGGTTCCGCCACGCGCTGTCCAGAGGACTCGCCGGGTTCGTCCTGGACTTCGGGGTGTTCAGCGCGTTCACCGGCGCGGTGGGGCTCATCTCCTCACTGCTCTCGGAGAAGGGCCAGCGCGTCGGGGACCGCCTCGCCGGCACCGTCGTGGTGCGGGAGCGGGTGCCCGAGGTCCGCCCTTCCGAGGTGCTGGTGCCCCCCGCGCTGGCCGCGTGGGCGGCGTCCGTCGCCCTGTCGCAGCTGCCCGACGCGCTGGCGCTGTCGGCGCGGCAGTTCCTGCACCGCACCCGCGACCTCGACCCGCAGGCCCGTGCCCAGCTCGGCATGCGGCTCGCCGGTGAGGTCGCGGCGCACGTCAGCCCACCACCGCCCATCGGCACCCCCGCCGAGCACCTCCTCGCGGCGGTTCTCGCCGAGCGCACCCGGCGCGAAGGGGCGCGGCTGGGCGCCCACGGGTACCAGGGCGCACCGGACCACCAGGCCGCACCGGACCGGGAGCCCCCGCAGCACGTTCCCCCACCCGCGGGTGACCCGCCGCACGACGGGTTCGACCTTCCCCGCTGA
- a CDS encoding response regulator transcription factor yields the protein MIVDDSEQFLSVATKHLIRGGLDVVATATNHGEALQRVEELQPDIVLVDINLGAESGVDLARRLVERFPDLHSRVVLISNMDEDDVADLIADTPAAGFLPKTVLSAQAVGDLVDRNHGGSARN from the coding sequence ATGATCGTGGACGACTCCGAGCAGTTCCTATCGGTCGCCACCAAACACCTCATCCGCGGCGGATTGGACGTCGTGGCCACCGCGACCAACCACGGGGAGGCGTTGCAGCGGGTCGAAGAGCTGCAACCCGACATCGTGCTCGTCGACATCAACCTGGGCGCCGAGAGCGGCGTCGACCTCGCCCGCCGTCTGGTCGAACGGTTCCCGGACCTGCACTCCCGCGTCGTCCTGATCTCCAACATGGACGAGGACGACGTCGCGGACCTGATCGCGGACACCCCCGCCGCCGGCTTCCTGCCCAAGACCGTCCTCTCCGCGCAGGCCGTCGGTGATCTCGTGGATCGGAACCACGGCGGCTCTGCGCGCAACTAG
- a CDS encoding RidA family protein produces the protein MAVQLLTPEGMFAPVPYHHVSVGTGTRQVHVAGQIARDAEGNPVATGDLAGQLAHALRSTARGLAGAGASFADVVRLRFFVTNWSPDKYDDFVEGIARVVDELGIPQPLPPLSAIGVDYLFEPDVLVEVEAIAVLD, from the coding sequence ATGGCAGTGCAGTTGCTGACCCCCGAGGGCATGTTCGCGCCGGTTCCGTACCACCACGTCTCCGTCGGCACGGGCACTCGCCAGGTGCACGTGGCCGGTCAGATCGCGCGGGACGCCGAGGGGAACCCGGTCGCGACCGGTGACCTCGCCGGCCAGCTCGCGCACGCGCTGCGCAGCACCGCGCGCGGCCTCGCAGGCGCCGGAGCGAGCTTCGCCGACGTCGTGCGCCTGCGGTTCTTCGTCACGAACTGGAGCCCGGACAAGTACGACGACTTCGTCGAGGGGATCGCGCGCGTCGTCGACGAGCTCGGGATCCCGCAGCCGTTGCCGCCCTTGTCGGCGATCGGCGTGGACTACCTGTTCGAGCCGGACGTGCTCGTCGAGGTCGAGGCGATCGCCGTCCTCGACTGA
- a CDS encoding aldehyde dehydrogenase family protein, with the protein MSSYDVISPVDEKVLTTVEFCGREEVDAHVARAHRAFGRWRDVAPGERARLLRRFAEAVDADIEHLARLEVRNSGHTIGNARWEAGNVRDVLAYYSAAPERLTGRQIPVPGGVDITFQEPLGVVAVIVPWNFPMPVAAWGFAPALAAGNTVVLKPAEYTPLTALRLQELAAEAGLPEDVLQVVPGTGGEAGEHLVTHPLVRKVVFTGSTAVGKRIMRHCADQVKSLTLELGGKNANIVFADADLERAAATAPGSAFDNAGQDCCSRSRVLVQRSVLDRFMELLEPAVKGYAVGDPADESTSMGPLISAAHREKVSSYVDDTASVAFRGSAPSGPGYWFPPTVLAPVTRDARQWREEIFGPVIAVMAFEDEAEAVALANDTEYGLSGSLWTRDIGRALRVCRAWESGNLSVNSHSSVRYWTPFGGFKQSGLGRELGPDAVSAFTETKNVFISTEE; encoded by the coding sequence ATGAGCAGTTACGACGTCATCAGCCCCGTGGACGAGAAGGTGCTGACGACCGTCGAGTTCTGCGGGCGCGAGGAGGTGGACGCGCACGTCGCGCGTGCCCACCGGGCGTTCGGGCGGTGGCGCGACGTCGCGCCGGGGGAGCGGGCCCGGCTCCTGCGCCGCTTCGCGGAGGCCGTGGACGCCGACATCGAGCACCTCGCCCGGCTGGAGGTGCGCAACTCCGGCCACACGATCGGCAACGCGCGGTGGGAGGCGGGCAACGTCCGCGACGTCCTCGCCTACTACTCCGCGGCGCCGGAGCGCCTGACCGGCAGGCAGATCCCCGTTCCCGGCGGGGTGGACATCACCTTCCAGGAACCGCTCGGTGTCGTCGCGGTGATCGTGCCGTGGAACTTCCCGATGCCGGTCGCCGCGTGGGGGTTCGCGCCCGCGCTGGCGGCGGGCAACACGGTCGTGCTCAAGCCTGCCGAGTACACGCCCCTCACCGCGCTGCGGTTGCAGGAGCTGGCCGCCGAGGCCGGGCTGCCCGAGGACGTGCTGCAGGTCGTGCCGGGCACGGGCGGCGAGGCGGGCGAGCACCTGGTGACCCACCCGCTGGTGCGCAAGGTCGTGTTCACCGGCTCGACCGCGGTCGGCAAGCGGATCATGCGCCACTGCGCGGACCAGGTGAAGTCGCTGACGCTCGAGCTGGGCGGGAAGAACGCGAACATCGTCTTCGCCGACGCCGACCTCGAACGCGCCGCCGCCACGGCTCCGGGCTCCGCGTTCGACAACGCGGGGCAGGACTGCTGCTCACGGTCGCGCGTGCTCGTCCAACGCAGCGTCCTCGACCGGTTCATGGAGCTGCTCGAACCCGCGGTGAAGGGCTATGCGGTCGGCGACCCGGCCGACGAGTCGACCTCGATGGGACCGCTGATCTCCGCGGCGCACCGGGAAAAGGTCTCCTCGTACGTCGACGACACCGCCTCCGTCGCGTTCCGCGGTTCCGCACCGAGCGGCCCCGGCTACTGGTTCCCGCCGACGGTGCTCGCGCCCGTCACCCGGGACGCGCGGCAGTGGCGGGAGGAGATCTTCGGTCCCGTCATCGCCGTCATGGCATTCGAGGACGAGGCCGAGGCCGTCGCGCTCGCGAACGACACCGAGTACGGGCTGTCCGGGTCGCTGTGGACCCGCGACATCGGCCGGGCGCTACGCGTCTGCCGCGCCTGGGAGAGCGGCAACCTCTCGGTCAACTCGCACTCCTCGGTGCGGTACTGGACGCCGTTCGGCGGCTTCAAGCAGTCGGGGCTGGGACGCGAGCTCGGCCCGGACGCGGTCAGCGCCTTCACCGAGACGAAGAACGTCTTCATCTCGACGGAGGAGTGA
- a CDS encoding winged helix-turn-helix transcriptional regulator, whose amino-acid sequence MAETAPASPQLTEHHRELLDQVLDKWSLQILDALCGRPLRFNDLRREIPVVTQKSLTAALRRLERNGMVERVVTSTRPVAVEYRIAPLGKSLQDLIDALLHWTAETLPEVERARARFDDQA is encoded by the coding sequence ATGGCCGAAACCGCTCCCGCCAGCCCCCAGCTCACCGAGCACCACCGCGAGCTGCTCGACCAGGTGCTCGACAAGTGGTCGCTCCAGATCCTCGACGCACTGTGCGGGCGGCCGTTGCGCTTCAACGACCTGCGCCGGGAGATCCCCGTCGTGACGCAGAAGTCGCTCACGGCGGCACTCCGGCGCCTCGAACGCAACGGGATGGTCGAGCGCGTCGTCACGAGCACCCGACCCGTCGCCGTCGAGTACCGCATCGCCCCGCTGGGGAAGTCGCTGCAGGACCTCATCGACGCGCTCCTGCACTGGACCGCGGAGACGCTGCCCGAGGTGGAACGAGCACGTGCCCGCTTCGACGATCAGGCGTAG